A single genomic interval of Saccharospirillum mangrovi harbors:
- a CDS encoding PfkB family carbohydrate kinase — protein sequence MKPLYAFGELLVDALHQDGVVEDGLAIPGALFYPGGAPANVAVAAARLGVKSFFIGQVGRDRFGPYLKQALTHYGVDTRYLRSTDAPTPMALVSLDEHGKPDFRFYRSGSADLLLPAHKLPSPAEFTPGVVHVASNTLTEVDIRRVHLGFVDRCLDAGNLISFDVNLRQGLWPGGNNFREPIKAMLTRADVIKVNRQEMNRLWEHRAQEQLLELAFANRAQAVFITDGPNVAEVFTRHGHHQCQPAVVTVVDVTAAGGAFCGVVVAALCSDHEPDWAATLERAVRAGGLAVGKRGAFLSLPTAEELG from the coding sequence ATGAAGCCGCTTTACGCCTTTGGTGAATTGCTCGTGGATGCCTTGCATCAGGATGGCGTGGTTGAAGATGGATTGGCGATTCCAGGCGCCTTGTTCTACCCCGGCGGCGCACCCGCCAATGTGGCGGTGGCCGCAGCGCGTCTGGGTGTGAAGAGCTTCTTTATCGGCCAGGTCGGCCGCGACCGGTTCGGCCCCTATTTAAAGCAGGCGTTGACGCACTATGGCGTCGATACCCGCTATCTGCGCTCTACCGATGCGCCGACGCCGATGGCGCTGGTGTCGCTCGACGAACACGGCAAACCCGATTTTCGCTTCTATCGCAGTGGCAGCGCCGACCTGCTGTTACCTGCCCACAAATTGCCCAGCCCAGCTGAATTCACGCCCGGTGTGGTGCACGTGGCATCGAACACCCTGACCGAAGTCGATATTCGCCGCGTGCATCTGGGCTTTGTCGACCGATGTCTGGATGCCGGCAATCTGATCAGCTTTGACGTCAATCTGCGCCAGGGTTTGTGGCCGGGCGGCAACAACTTTCGCGAGCCGATCAAAGCGATGCTGACCCGAGCCGATGTGATCAAGGTTAATCGTCAGGAAATGAACCGCCTGTGGGAACACCGGGCGCAGGAACAGTTGCTGGAACTGGCGTTTGCGAACCGGGCTCAGGCGGTGTTTATCACCGATGGCCCGAATGTGGCGGAAGTGTTTACTCGTCACGGCCATCATCAATGTCAGCCGGCGGTGGTGACGGTGGTGGATGTTACCGCAGCCGGTGGCGCTTTTTGTGGCGTGGTCGTGGCAGCATTGTGTTCTGACCACGAGCCGGACTGGGCCGCCACGCTGGAACGGGCAGTGCGGGCCGGTGGGTTGGCGGTCGGTAAGCGCGGCGCGTTTTTGTCGTTACCGACGGCGGAAGAACTGGGTTAA
- a CDS encoding polysaccharide deacetylase family protein, translating to MPVRLLCLVLLALCAGPALAQQHFNILVYHHVAEDTPASTSVSPATFRQHLTYLRDNGHPVIALKTALDAVRNDEALPDGAVVITFDDAFKNIYTNAFPLLQEFNAPFTIFAATDPIDQGFNDMLSWDQLREMQAWGATVANHSRDHGYLVRHSPRDNAWREQMAASIRHAQQRLETELGDEVPRWFAYPYGEYSEGLKSILQNENYIGFAQHSGGVYRGSDFYALPRFAAAGVYSRLETLGTKLDSHPMPVNLASVPDMPTTDVQPSMTIRVDDTSDMSRLLNCFVDSAWQDARWIDDHQFQLSAPEPLSPGRHRFNCTAQARSGNFFYWYSQPWLVLAD from the coding sequence ATGCCCGTTCGTTTGCTATGCCTTGTTTTACTCGCGCTCTGTGCCGGCCCCGCGCTGGCGCAACAGCATTTCAACATTCTGGTGTATCACCACGTTGCTGAAGACACCCCGGCCAGCACCAGCGTCAGCCCGGCGACCTTTCGCCAGCATCTGACCTATCTGCGCGACAACGGCCATCCGGTCATTGCCCTGAAAACCGCTCTAGATGCAGTACGCAATGACGAAGCACTGCCCGACGGCGCTGTTGTCATCACCTTCGACGACGCCTTCAAAAACATCTACACCAACGCCTTCCCGTTGCTGCAGGAATTCAACGCGCCGTTCACCATCTTTGCCGCCACCGATCCGATCGATCAGGGCTTCAACGACATGCTCAGCTGGGATCAATTGCGCGAGATGCAGGCGTGGGGCGCCACCGTTGCCAACCACAGCCGCGACCACGGCTATCTGGTGCGTCACTCACCGCGCGATAACGCCTGGCGTGAACAAATGGCCGCCAGCATCCGCCATGCACAGCAACGCCTGGAAACGGAATTGGGCGACGAAGTGCCGCGCTGGTTTGCCTACCCGTATGGCGAATACAGCGAAGGGCTGAAATCGATTTTGCAGAACGAAAACTACATCGGTTTTGCGCAGCATTCCGGCGGTGTCTATCGCGGCAGCGACTTCTATGCCCTGCCCCGCTTCGCTGCCGCCGGTGTCTATTCCCGGCTGGAAACGCTCGGCACCAAACTGGACAGCCACCCGATGCCAGTAAATCTGGCGTCGGTTCCCGACATGCCCACCACCGATGTGCAACCGAGCATGACCATCCGCGTCGACGATACCTCCGACATGAGCCGCTTACTGAACTGTTTTGTCGACAGTGCCTGGCAGGACGCGCGCTGGATTGACGATCATCAATTTCAACTCAGCGCACCGGAACCGCTTAGCCCGGGTCGGCATCGTTTCAACTGCACCGCTCAGGCGCGCAGCGGCAACTTCTTCTATTGGTATTCCCAGCCCTGGCTGGTGTTGGCGGATTGA
- a CDS encoding glycosyl transferase → MSDFFQNGLIANLHNLVDRPVESMEKELIGFSHQNPMALVLPSLYSELEQPALETIVQELTQVPYLNEIVVGLDRADRDQFRHAQEYFGRLPQPVRILWNDGPRLQAVDRMLASKGLAPTELGKGRNVWYCYGYILAANRAKAVAMHDCDIKTYDRGMLARLIYPVANPAYRYQFCKGYYSRIADGKMNGRVCRLLVSPLLRALKMVKGENEFLEYMNSFRYALSGEFSLRTDVLRNLRIPSDWGLEVGVLAELHRNYSPRSICQVNVASVYDHKHQPLSPEDARKGLSKMSRDISKAIFRKLATQGLVFTEEHFRTIKATYFRVALDYIETYYNDAIFNGLTLDRHAEEEAVELFARNVMSAGQEFLENPMATPFMPSWSRVQSAIPDILEQIFDAVELDNQETQSA, encoded by the coding sequence ATGAGCGATTTTTTTCAGAATGGTTTGATTGCCAACCTGCACAATCTGGTCGATCGGCCGGTCGAATCCATGGAAAAGGAGTTGATTGGTTTTTCCCACCAGAACCCGATGGCGCTGGTATTGCCGTCGCTGTATTCCGAGCTGGAACAGCCCGCGCTGGAGACCATTGTCCAGGAGCTGACGCAGGTGCCGTATCTGAACGAGATCGTGGTCGGTCTCGACCGCGCTGACCGCGATCAGTTCCGGCACGCTCAGGAATACTTTGGCCGCCTGCCGCAGCCGGTGCGCATTCTGTGGAACGACGGTCCGCGCCTGCAGGCGGTCGATCGGATGCTGGCCAGCAAAGGCCTGGCGCCGACCGAATTGGGTAAAGGCCGCAACGTCTGGTACTGCTACGGCTACATTCTCGCGGCCAATCGCGCCAAGGCCGTGGCGATGCACGATTGCGACATCAAAACCTACGACCGTGGCATGCTGGCGCGGCTGATCTATCCGGTTGCCAACCCGGCGTATCGCTACCAGTTCTGCAAGGGTTATTACTCGCGCATCGCCGACGGCAAGATGAACGGTCGCGTGTGCCGGTTGCTGGTGTCGCCGTTGTTGCGGGCGTTGAAAATGGTCAAGGGCGAAAACGAATTTCTCGAGTACATGAATTCGTTCCGCTATGCGTTGTCGGGCGAATTCAGCCTGCGCACCGACGTGCTGCGCAACCTGCGTATTCCCAGCGACTGGGGTTTGGAAGTTGGCGTGCTGGCAGAGCTGCATCGCAACTACAGCCCGCGCAGCATCTGCCAGGTGAACGTCGCTTCGGTATACGATCACAAACATCAGCCGCTCAGCCCGGAAGATGCTCGTAAAGGGCTGTCGAAGATGTCGCGCGACATCTCCAAGGCGATCTTCCGCAAGTTGGCGACGCAAGGTCTGGTGTTTACCGAAGAGCATTTCCGCACCATCAAGGCGACCTATTTCCGGGTCGCACTCGACTACATCGAAACCTATTACAACGACGCCATCTTCAACGGCCTGACGCTGGATCGCCACGCCGAAGAAGAAGCGGTGGAGTTGTTTGCCCGCAACGTTATGTCGGCCGGTCAGGAGTTTCTGGAAAACCCGATGGCAACGCCGTTTATGCCGAGCTGGAGTCGGGTGCAGTCGGCCATTCCTGACATCCTCGAGCAGATTTTCGACGCTGTTGAACTCGACAATCAGGAAACCCAGTCGGCTTGA
- a CDS encoding HAD-IIB family hydrolase, with protein sequence MTARWACFTDLDGTLLDHDSYDWHPAEPALQALAERDIPVIAVTSKTRLEWQALRRDIPYLAPLAGCENGAVVVDDRGSDGLATALGRPLAELIAVFERVRQSLNAPAIGFHEASDQQVSDWTGLSLNQSQLARQREGALPVYWPAGVAGRAEFKAALEAAGVQTLEGGRFLHLASGADKGTALQYLVDKLAGESRVRSLALGDGGNDDAMLAIADLAVRIPPAHGAARAETLSNVVLAPQPGPAGWNRSVLDLLDRFISKEP encoded by the coding sequence ATGACGGCGCGTTGGGCGTGTTTCACCGATCTGGACGGCACCTTGCTGGACCACGACAGTTACGATTGGCATCCGGCTGAGCCGGCATTGCAGGCTTTGGCTGAACGAGACATTCCGGTGATCGCCGTGACCAGTAAAACCCGCTTGGAATGGCAAGCGTTGCGCCGTGACATTCCTTATCTGGCGCCGTTGGCCGGTTGTGAGAATGGGGCGGTGGTGGTCGATGATCGTGGAAGCGATGGCCTGGCGACAGCTCTTGGTCGGCCGCTGGCAGAGCTGATTGCCGTCTTTGAGCGTGTACGCCAATCCTTGAATGCCCCAGCCATCGGTTTCCATGAAGCCAGCGATCAACAGGTGTCCGACTGGACGGGATTGTCGTTGAACCAGTCCCAGTTGGCGCGGCAACGTGAAGGCGCGTTGCCGGTGTATTGGCCTGCGGGCGTGGCCGGCCGTGCAGAGTTCAAGGCCGCGCTGGAAGCCGCTGGCGTGCAGACGCTCGAAGGCGGGCGGTTTTTGCATCTGGCCAGCGGTGCCGACAAAGGCACGGCGTTGCAATATCTGGTCGATAAATTGGCGGGTGAAAGCCGCGTTCGCAGCCTGGCGCTGGGCGATGGCGGCAACGACGACGCCATGCTGGCTATCGCCGATCTGGCGGTACGCATTCCGCCGGCGCACGGCGCTGCCCGGGCGGAAACTCTTTCGAATGTTGTCTTAGCGCCGCAACCCGGTCCTGCAGGTTGGAACCGGTCGGTGTTGGATTTGCTTGATCGTTTTATCTCCAAGGAGCCTTAG
- a CDS encoding sulfurtransferase, producing MTAASSFLISASELAELLNSDHPPVLLDCRFDLATPEAGQAEYNEGHLPGAFYAHLDRDLSGPIQAGVTGRHTLPDPASLQARLRAWGLSADTPLVVYDASNGPYSARAWWLARWAGLTNVRVLDGGLKAWLERNGKLVSDIPAPPASSDLIVQCPPDWVIDADTLQQQLTELTLIDARAAIRYSGETEPLDPIAGHIPGAYCVDFTANLDAQGRFHDAATLQQRFEPLPDSGDWVCYCGSGVSACHNILAMAVAGLPQPKLYSGSWSHWITDSHRPIETGLTKGPL from the coding sequence ATGACTGCCGCTTCATCGTTTTTAATCAGCGCCTCCGAACTGGCCGAATTACTGAACAGCGACCACCCGCCGGTGCTGCTGGATTGCCGGTTCGATCTGGCCACGCCCGAAGCCGGCCAGGCCGAGTACAACGAAGGCCATCTGCCCGGTGCTTTTTATGCCCATCTCGACCGCGATCTCTCCGGCCCGATTCAAGCCGGCGTCACCGGCCGCCACACCCTGCCCGACCCCGCCAGCCTGCAAGCGCGCTTACGCGCCTGGGGATTGTCGGCTGATACACCGCTGGTGGTGTACGACGCCAGTAACGGCCCTTATTCCGCTCGCGCCTGGTGGTTGGCACGCTGGGCCGGTTTAACCAACGTTCGCGTGTTGGATGGTGGCTTAAAAGCCTGGCTCGAACGAAACGGAAAATTGGTCAGCGACATACCTGCGCCGCCAGCAAGCAGCGACCTTATCGTCCAGTGCCCGCCAGACTGGGTAATCGACGCAGACACCCTGCAACAGCAACTGACCGAACTCACGCTGATCGATGCCCGCGCCGCCATCCGCTACAGCGGCGAAACCGAACCGCTGGACCCCATTGCCGGCCACATTCCCGGCGCCTATTGCGTCGATTTCACCGCCAACCTGGACGCCCAAGGCCGCTTTCACGACGCCGCGACTTTACAGCAACGCTTTGAACCACTGCCGGATTCCGGCGACTGGGTTTGTTACTGTGGCTCGGGCGTGTCGGCCTGCCACAACATTCTGGCGATGGCCGTAGCCGGACTGCCGCAACCGAAGCTCTATTCCGGCTCCTGGAGCCATTGGATTACCGACAGCCACCGACCCATCGAAACCGGACTGACCAAGGGACCGCTCTAA
- a CDS encoding DUF2185 domain-containing protein, with the protein MQAQVSAGRQGGYLCLASSLILNERPLPIRFFYKEEAQHANDTGFRFYSGFETDDFLMEEDAACVAPLDCMERLDPSIVELLAISEVGSVWERLPNSNDWVEVFDYEIPD; encoded by the coding sequence ATGCAAGCTCAGGTCAGTGCAGGCCGTCAGGGGGGATACCTCTGCCTGGCATCCAGTTTGATTCTGAATGAACGTCCGTTGCCGATTCGCTTCTTTTATAAAGAAGAAGCGCAACACGCCAACGATACGGGGTTCCGTTTTTACAGTGGTTTTGAGACCGACGATTTTCTGATGGAAGAAGACGCAGCTTGTGTCGCACCGCTCGATTGTATGGAGCGGTTGGACCCGAGCATTGTCGAACTGTTGGCTATATCGGAAGTCGGCAGCGTCTGGGAACGACTGCCCAACAGCAATGATTGGGTTGAGGTTTTCGACTACGAAATTCCCGATTGA
- a CDS encoding DUF3581 domain-containing protein: MFLDSFHRKQDGYVLISADQASNFAKDVAGDFNPIHNPDAKRFCVPGDLLFALVLQRYGVSERMAVRFSGMVGDNVPLVFPEVDEGVVDIQDTNGKAYLHLEHGGKTSHDAQLIEQLTRHYVAFSGHNFPFIMVPLMEKHGVMFNPKRPLVIYESMAFELNRLDIQNPEMELANTSLDVNGKRGDAHFEFNITADGEVVGTGSKKLIVSGLMPYDSAAMDDMVEQFEVLKQQRFGR, encoded by the coding sequence GTGTTTCTTGATTCTTTTCACCGCAAACAAGACGGTTACGTCCTGATCAGTGCCGACCAGGCCAGCAACTTTGCCAAGGACGTCGCCGGTGATTTCAACCCGATCCATAATCCGGATGCCAAGCGCTTTTGCGTACCGGGCGATTTGTTGTTCGCTCTGGTGTTGCAGCGTTACGGCGTTAGTGAGCGTATGGCCGTGCGGTTTTCCGGCATGGTGGGCGACAACGTGCCGCTGGTGTTTCCCGAAGTGGACGAAGGCGTCGTCGATATTCAGGACACCAACGGCAAAGCCTATCTGCACCTGGAACACGGCGGCAAAACCAGCCACGACGCCCAGTTGATTGAACAGCTGACGCGGCATTATGTGGCGTTTTCCGGCCATAACTTCCCGTTCATCATGGTGCCGTTGATGGAAAAACACGGCGTCATGTTCAACCCCAAACGCCCGCTGGTGATTTACGAGAGCATGGCGTTTGAGCTGAACCGGCTCGACATCCAGAACCCGGAAATGGAACTCGCTAATACCAGCCTGGATGTGAACGGCAAGCGTGGCGATGCTCATTTTGAGTTCAACATCACTGCCGATGGCGAGGTGGTCGGTACCGGCTCCAAGAAGCTCATCGTCAGTGGTTTGATGCCTTACGACTCGGCGGCCATGGACGACATGGTCGAGCAATTCGAAGTTCTGAAACAGCAACGTTTCGGTCGCTGA